The following are from one region of the Klebsiella aerogenes genome:
- the yihA gene encoding ribosome biogenesis GTP-binding protein YihA/YsxC: MTNWNYQQTHFVTSAPDIRHLPSDTGIEVAFAGRSNAGKSSALNTLTNQKNLARTSKTPGRTQLINLFEVAEGKRLVDLPGYGYAQVPEEMKIKWQKALGEYLEKRLCLKGLVVLMDIRHPLKDLDQQMIEWAVESDIQVLVLLTKADKLASGARKAQVNMVREAVLAFNGDVQVEPFSSLKKSGVDKLRHKLDSWFNEIPPQEAVEDAE; encoded by the coding sequence TTGACCAACTGGAATTATCAACAGACGCATTTCGTCACAAGCGCGCCTGATATCCGCCATCTTCCGTCCGATACCGGAATCGAAGTGGCATTTGCTGGCCGTTCAAATGCGGGGAAATCCAGCGCGCTGAATACGCTGACGAACCAGAAAAACCTGGCGCGTACCTCGAAAACGCCGGGTCGTACCCAGCTTATCAACCTGTTCGAAGTCGCTGAAGGCAAGCGCCTGGTCGACTTACCAGGTTATGGCTACGCGCAGGTGCCGGAAGAGATGAAAATCAAATGGCAGAAGGCGCTGGGTGAATATCTTGAAAAACGCCTGTGTCTGAAAGGCCTGGTGGTTTTGATGGATATCCGTCACCCGCTGAAAGATTTGGATCAACAGATGATTGAATGGGCGGTGGAAAGCGATATCCAGGTACTGGTATTGCTGACTAAAGCCGATAAGCTCGCCAGCGGCGCGCGTAAAGCGCAGGTCAATATGGTGCGTGAAGCCGTACTGGCCTTCAATGGCGATGTACAGGTTGAACCCTTCTCATCGCTGAAGAAATCTGGCGTAGATAAGCTGCGACATAAGCTGGATAGCTGGTTTAACGAGATCCCGCCGCAGGAAGCCGTCGAAGACGCAGAGTAA
- the yihI gene encoding Der GTPase-activating protein YihI, translating into MKKPASASRGKARGKSREELNQEARDRKRQKKHRGHAAGSRAGGGDAASAGKGRGQQQDPRIGSKKPIPLGVTESTPAVKQHKPKSEKPMLSPQAELDLLENDERLDALLERLEEGGTLNAEEQSWVDAKLDRIDALMQQLGLSYDDDEDEEEEERQEDMMRLLKGGN; encoded by the coding sequence ATGAAAAAACCGGCATCCGCATCACGCGGCAAAGCACGTGGTAAGTCGCGTGAAGAATTGAACCAGGAAGCACGCGACCGTAAACGCCAGAAAAAACACCGTGGCCACGCGGCAGGCAGCCGCGCAGGCGGCGGCGATGCTGCTTCAGCAGGCAAAGGCCGCGGTCAGCAACAGGACCCGCGTATTGGCAGCAAAAAACCGATCCCGCTGGGCGTGACAGAAAGCACCCCGGCCGTTAAGCAGCACAAACCAAAGAGCGAGAAACCTATGCTTTCACCGCAGGCTGAGTTGGATTTGCTGGAGAATGATGAGCGCCTGGACGCGCTGCTGGAACGTCTGGAAGAAGGTGGTACCCTGAATGCTGAAGAGCAGAGCTGGGTTGATGCCAAACTGGATCGTATTGACGCGCTGATGCAGCAACTCGGCCTCTCCTATGATGATGACGAGGATGAGGAAGAAGAAGAGCGTCAGGAAGATATGATGCGCCTGCTGAAGGGTGGAAACTAA
- the hemN gene encoding oxygen-independent coproporphyrinogen III oxidase yields the protein MSEQLIDWDLALIQKYNYSGPRYTSYPTALEFSPAFGAADFAAAVARYPQRPLSLYVHIPFCHKLCYFCGCNKIVTRQQHKADQYLDVLEQEIIHRAPLFAGRQVSQLHWGGGTPTYLNKAQISRLMTLLRSHFSFNVDAEISIEVDPREIELDVLDHLRSEGFNRLSMGVQDFNKEVQRLVNREQDEAFIFALLRHAREIGFTSTNIDLIYGLPKQTPESFAFTLQKVAELNPDRLSVFNYAHLPTLFAAQRKIKDADLPSAEQKLDILQETIGSLTDAGYQFIGMDHFARPDDELAIAQREGVLHRNFQGYTTQGDTDLLGMGVSAISMIGDCYAQNQKALKQYYQQVDESGTALWRGIALTRDDCIRRDVIKALICNFRLEFAAVEAQWDLTFADYFAEDMKLLAPLAKDGLVDVNEKGIQVTPKGRLLIRNICMCFDAYLRQKARLQQFSRVI from the coding sequence ATGTCTGAGCAGTTAATTGACTGGGATCTGGCCCTTATCCAGAAATATAACTATTCCGGGCCGCGATATACCTCGTATCCCACCGCGCTGGAGTTTTCCCCGGCGTTTGGCGCCGCGGATTTTGCGGCCGCTGTCGCCCGCTACCCACAGCGCCCGCTGTCGCTGTATGTCCATATCCCGTTCTGTCATAAGCTCTGCTATTTCTGCGGCTGTAATAAGATTGTCACTCGCCAGCAGCATAAAGCCGACCAGTATCTGGATGTCCTGGAGCAGGAGATCATTCACCGCGCGCCGCTTTTTGCCGGCCGTCAGGTGAGCCAACTGCACTGGGGCGGCGGTACGCCGACCTACCTCAACAAAGCGCAAATCAGCCGCTTGATGACTCTGCTGCGCAGCCATTTCAGCTTCAACGTCGATGCGGAAATCTCCATTGAAGTCGATCCGCGTGAAATTGAACTGGATGTACTGGATCATTTACGATCCGAAGGTTTTAACCGCCTGAGCATGGGCGTGCAGGACTTTAATAAAGAAGTGCAGCGTTTGGTTAACCGCGAACAAGATGAAGCGTTTATCTTTGCGCTGCTGCGCCATGCGCGTGAGATTGGCTTCACATCGACCAACATTGACCTGATTTACGGCTTGCCGAAGCAAACTCCGGAAAGTTTCGCTTTCACCCTGCAGAAAGTGGCCGAGCTCAACCCGGATCGCCTGAGCGTATTTAACTACGCGCACCTGCCAACGCTCTTCGCTGCACAGCGCAAAATTAAAGACGCTGACTTACCCAGCGCGGAGCAGAAACTGGATATTCTGCAGGAAACCATCGGCTCGCTGACCGACGCCGGTTATCAGTTTATCGGCATGGACCACTTTGCTCGCCCGGACGACGAACTGGCGATTGCCCAGCGTGAAGGCGTACTGCACCGTAACTTCCAGGGCTATACCACTCAGGGCGATACCGATCTGCTCGGGATGGGCGTTTCGGCGATCAGTATGATCGGCGACTGCTACGCGCAGAACCAGAAAGCGCTTAAGCAGTACTATCAACAGGTGGATGAAAGCGGAACCGCGCTGTGGCGCGGCATTGCGCTAACCCGTGATGACTGTATTCGCCGCGACGTCATCAAAGCGCTGATTTGTAACTTCCGCCTTGAGTTCGCGGCGGTCGAAGCGCAGTGGGATCTGACCTTCGCTGATTACTTTGCTGAAGATATGAAATTGTTGGCGCCGCTGGCGAAAGATGGGCTGGTGGATGTTAATGAGAAGGGGATCCAGGTGACGCCGAAAGGCCGCTTGTTGATTCGCAATATCTGCATGTGCTTTGATGCCTACCTGCGTCAGAAGGCGCGTCTGCAGCAGTTCTCACGGGTGATTTAA
- a CDS encoding glycyl-radical enzyme activating protein, with amino-acid sequence MKTNENVALIFDIQGFSVHDGPGGRTLVFFKGCPLHCTWCSNPEGECSGREVMFREDSCQQCYNCVRQCPEKAITVQANGKIAFERSHCQQCNSLTCVEYCYDSALGIAGKYYTQEELIQKIERDRRFWGSGGGITLGGGEMMSQYKFAARFLEQCHRNYIHTAIETSGYASWSHYQEVLKHTDWVFVDIKHMDDTRHREGTGVSNRLILENIQKMAQYYGIYRLIPRIPVIPGFNDDAHNLCETANFLHQTGLREVNLLPFHRLGSSKYSQLSRQYEFAETASLAPDQLSAMKEHFENLNIHCYIGSNTPF; translated from the coding sequence ATGAAAACAAATGAAAACGTCGCGTTGATTTTTGATATTCAGGGATTTTCCGTTCACGATGGTCCCGGAGGAAGAACACTGGTTTTCTTTAAGGGCTGCCCCTTGCACTGTACCTGGTGCAGTAACCCTGAAGGTGAATGTTCAGGCAGAGAAGTCATGTTCCGCGAAGATAGTTGCCAACAGTGTTATAACTGTGTGAGACAATGCCCGGAGAAAGCGATTACCGTACAAGCTAACGGTAAGATAGCGTTTGAACGTTCACATTGTCAGCAATGTAATTCGCTGACATGTGTAGAATATTGCTACGACTCCGCACTGGGTATTGCCGGAAAATATTACACGCAAGAAGAGTTGATTCAAAAAATAGAGCGCGATCGGCGATTTTGGGGAAGCGGCGGCGGAATAACCCTCGGAGGCGGTGAAATGATGAGCCAGTATAAATTCGCCGCCCGCTTCCTGGAACAATGCCATCGCAACTATATCCATACTGCAATAGAAACCTCTGGCTATGCCTCATGGAGTCATTACCAGGAAGTACTCAAGCATACCGACTGGGTCTTTGTTGATATTAAACATATGGACGATACCCGACACCGTGAAGGGACCGGCGTATCTAACAGGTTAATCCTCGAAAATATTCAGAAAATGGCGCAATACTACGGCATATACCGGCTGATCCCGCGGATCCCTGTAATCCCTGGATTCAATGACGATGCCCATAATCTATGTGAAACAGCCAACTTTCTGCATCAAACTGGCCTACGGGAAGTAAATTTACTCCCTTTCCACCGGCTAGGATCGTCAAAATATAGCCAGTTAAGCCGCCAATACGAATTTGCTGAAACCGCCTCATTAGCTCCGGATCAACTTTCAGCGATGAAAGAGCATTTTGAAAATCTGAATATTCATTGTTATATAGGTAGCAATACGCCCTTCTGA
- the glnG gene encoding nitrogen regulation protein NR(I), which translates to MQRGIAWVVDDDSSIRWVLERALTGAGLSCTTFESGNEVLDALTTKTPDVLLSDIRMPGMDGLALLKQIKQRHPMLPVIIMTAHSDLDAAVSAYQQGAFDYLPKPFDIDEAVALVDRAISHYQEQQQPRNAPISSPTADIIGEAPAMQDVFRIIGRLSRSSISVLINGESGTGKELVAHALHRHSPRAKSPFIALNMAAIPKDLIESELFGHEKGAFTGANTVRQGRFEQADGGTLFLDEIGDMPLDVQTRLLRVLADGQFYRVGGYAPVKVDVRIIAATHQNLELRVQEGKFREDLFHRLNVIRVHLPPLRERREDIPRLARHFLQIAARELGVEAKQLHPETEAALTRLAWPGNVRQLENTCRWLTVMAAGQEVLTQDLPGELFETSIPDSPTQIQPDSWATLLGQWADRALRSGHQNLLSEAQPEMERTLLTTALRHTQGHKQEAARLLGWGRNTLTRKLKELGME; encoded by the coding sequence ATGCAACGAGGGATAGCCTGGGTAGTCGATGACGATAGCTCCATCCGTTGGGTACTTGAACGCGCACTCACCGGGGCGGGTTTAAGCTGCACCACATTTGAAAGCGGCAATGAGGTGCTTGACGCCCTCACCACCAAAACGCCGGACGTTCTACTCTCCGATATCCGCATGCCGGGGATGGATGGCCTGGCGCTGTTAAAACAGATTAAACAACGCCACCCGATGCTTCCGGTCATCATTATGACCGCGCATTCGGATCTGGATGCCGCCGTCAGCGCCTATCAGCAGGGAGCCTTTGATTACCTGCCAAAACCGTTTGATATTGATGAGGCGGTGGCGCTGGTCGACCGCGCAATCAGCCACTATCAGGAACAGCAGCAGCCGCGTAATGCGCCAATCAGTAGCCCGACGGCCGATATCATCGGCGAAGCGCCAGCGATGCAGGATGTCTTTCGCATTATCGGCCGCCTGTCACGTTCCTCAATCAGCGTCCTGATCAACGGCGAGTCCGGTACTGGTAAAGAGCTGGTCGCCCACGCGCTGCACCGCCATAGCCCGCGCGCCAAGTCGCCGTTTATCGCCCTCAACATGGCGGCGATCCCGAAAGATTTGATTGAGTCCGAACTGTTCGGCCATGAAAAAGGGGCCTTTACCGGCGCCAATACCGTCCGTCAGGGGCGTTTTGAGCAGGCCGACGGCGGTACGCTGTTCCTTGATGAAATTGGCGATATGCCGTTGGATGTCCAGACGCGCCTGCTGCGCGTGCTGGCTGATGGCCAATTTTACCGCGTCGGCGGCTACGCGCCGGTGAAAGTCGATGTGCGGATCATTGCCGCGACCCATCAGAACCTTGAATTACGCGTGCAGGAGGGGAAATTCCGCGAGGATTTATTCCACCGCCTGAACGTGATTCGCGTCCATTTGCCGCCGCTGCGCGAACGGCGGGAAGATATTCCGCGCCTGGCGCGCCACTTCCTGCAGATTGCCGCCCGCGAGCTAGGCGTGGAAGCCAAGCAGCTGCATCCGGAAACGGAAGCGGCGCTCACGCGACTGGCCTGGCCTGGTAACGTGCGCCAACTGGAGAACACCTGCCGCTGGCTAACGGTGATGGCGGCGGGCCAGGAGGTTCTGACCCAGGACCTGCCGGGCGAGCTGTTCGAGACCTCGATTCCCGATAGCCCGACGCAGATCCAGCCGGATAGCTGGGCGACGCTACTGGGGCAGTGGGCCGACCGCGCCCTGCGTTCCGGTCATCAAAACCTACTGTCGGAAGCGCAGCCGGAGATGGAGCGTACGCTGCTCACCACCGCGCTGCGCCATACGCAAGGGCATAAGCAGGAAGCCGCCCGTCTGCTGGGCTGGGGACGTAATACGCTAACGCGTAAGCTGAAAGAACTAGGGATGGAATGA
- a CDS encoding pyruvate formate lyase family protein, with amino-acid sequence MLHSKEQNQSSLPLSFQYGKAPDEVMDREIKVTGSPRAKKLLDDYYEAKVSLDTEFTYWYTQKWIEAEGHHPMLRRSMALKSGFEHLTPMITRGELLAMQKTRYVRGAYIMPWTSNRFPLNSEEQMETESAKAATKSLEDVTIVAEGGGNVTESVGNVLSISKRFGVRREEYPVIVELCRYWKNKSVEDSSFMWAAMHPRFEQFLNMKKAVLMCSDLETSVRHGRNVVNFQYPLQIGFKGMLEKCRGKIAENTGGSPDSLAFWQGTILVIEGVQAWINNYAKEAKRMAEIERDPTLRQELVDMAARLTWIIDNPPRTFLEASQLMWTCHIAVLNEIQGSGISPGRIGQVLYPFWEKDIREGRITREATLEILECMRVKFTGIDLAMAVGTIGLLAGSTFNNVGIGGLKANGASAENELEELIMEAAMRCSTPQPTLSMLYDSKLSDKFVLKAVECNKTGSGFPAWVNNRVAIEYLMKTFGGESISLEDARSWTIGGCLEIQPGALVNGKIGAGSYSSTGVGFINMPKILELVLWDGVDPRTGTHVFEPHGLPLDSFEQVISQFKHYFHEVVVLFEEMFNIKSASTLEVDNPIFYSALMADCIDSGLDIDRGGSRYNRCFTTWISGQVNLTNSLASIKKNIFDEQKFSLNDLKAALENNFGYQNVFETGNYSMFDQKRVTDYWARIHSQCLSAPKFGNDDPYVDDIYKDIVEYFRDIVPEVNDVFGRPWVPCMLSVTTHGPLGQACVASADGRLTGLTLADGAQSPYPGTDVSGPYAVFNSATCIDHSDFMNTQLNTKIHPSAIKGIQGSKKLQELIRAYMDQGGYHIQFNIVDSRMLKDAQENPGNYRDLMVRVAGFTQYWVELSKPIQDEIISRTEYEEI; translated from the coding sequence ATGCTGCATTCAAAAGAACAAAATCAAAGTTCCCTTCCCTTAAGTTTTCAATACGGCAAAGCACCTGACGAAGTAATGGACCGTGAAATTAAAGTCACGGGTTCGCCACGCGCCAAAAAATTACTCGACGATTATTACGAAGCTAAAGTCTCTCTCGATACTGAGTTTACGTACTGGTATACGCAGAAATGGATTGAAGCGGAAGGACATCATCCGATGTTACGTCGTTCAATGGCGCTGAAAAGCGGCTTTGAACATCTCACCCCCATGATCACACGCGGCGAATTACTGGCGATGCAGAAGACTCGTTATGTTCGTGGCGCTTATATTATGCCGTGGACATCCAATCGTTTTCCGCTCAATAGCGAAGAGCAGATGGAAACCGAGTCCGCTAAAGCCGCAACCAAAAGTCTTGAGGATGTCACGATTGTAGCTGAAGGCGGCGGCAACGTGACAGAGAGCGTGGGTAATGTGCTCTCTATTTCTAAACGTTTCGGCGTACGCCGTGAAGAATATCCTGTCATTGTGGAGCTTTGCCGCTACTGGAAGAATAAATCAGTCGAGGACTCTTCATTTATGTGGGCTGCCATGCACCCACGTTTCGAGCAATTTCTGAACATGAAAAAAGCGGTGCTGATGTGTTCAGATTTGGAGACATCCGTTCGTCACGGTCGCAACGTCGTCAACTTTCAGTATCCGCTACAAATCGGTTTTAAAGGCATGTTGGAAAAATGCCGTGGTAAAATTGCGGAAAACACCGGTGGTTCGCCTGATAGCCTTGCATTCTGGCAGGGTACGATTCTGGTTATTGAAGGCGTCCAGGCATGGATTAATAATTACGCTAAAGAAGCCAAACGTATGGCTGAAATTGAGCGCGATCCAACTTTGCGGCAAGAGTTAGTCGATATGGCCGCCCGCCTGACATGGATTATCGATAATCCTCCGCGTACCTTCCTCGAAGCCAGCCAGCTAATGTGGACTTGTCATATCGCGGTCCTGAACGAAATCCAGGGGTCAGGTATCTCTCCGGGACGCATCGGTCAGGTACTCTACCCATTCTGGGAGAAAGATATCAGGGAAGGTCGAATCACTCGCGAAGCGACGCTGGAAATTCTCGAATGTATGCGCGTCAAATTCACCGGGATAGATTTGGCAATGGCGGTCGGCACTATTGGTTTACTGGCCGGTAGTACCTTTAACAACGTTGGGATCGGCGGTTTAAAAGCGAATGGTGCGTCAGCTGAAAACGAACTAGAAGAACTGATTATGGAGGCAGCGATGCGCTGCTCCACACCCCAACCAACCCTCTCAATGCTTTACGATAGCAAACTCAGCGATAAGTTTGTTTTGAAAGCCGTCGAGTGCAATAAGACGGGTTCAGGATTCCCGGCCTGGGTCAATAATCGCGTAGCCATTGAATACTTAATGAAAACCTTTGGCGGAGAAAGCATCTCCCTGGAGGATGCGCGTTCATGGACTATTGGCGGCTGCCTGGAAATTCAGCCCGGCGCACTGGTCAACGGTAAAATCGGCGCAGGATCTTACAGTTCTACTGGCGTGGGCTTCATCAATATGCCGAAAATCCTGGAACTGGTACTATGGGATGGCGTAGACCCGCGTACCGGAACGCACGTCTTTGAACCACACGGTCTGCCACTCGACAGCTTTGAGCAGGTCATAAGTCAATTTAAACACTATTTCCACGAAGTGGTGGTACTGTTTGAGGAGATGTTCAACATTAAATCCGCCTCTACGCTGGAAGTCGATAACCCGATTTTTTATTCGGCACTTATGGCAGATTGCATTGATTCAGGTCTGGATATCGATCGTGGCGGCAGTCGTTACAACCGCTGCTTTACCACCTGGATCTCCGGACAGGTTAACCTGACAAACTCACTGGCTTCGATTAAGAAAAACATTTTTGACGAACAGAAATTCTCCCTCAACGATCTGAAGGCGGCACTGGAGAATAACTTCGGTTATCAAAATGTTTTCGAAACCGGTAACTATTCCATGTTCGACCAAAAACGAGTGACCGACTATTGGGCGAGGATTCACTCGCAATGCCTAAGCGCGCCTAAGTTTGGCAACGATGACCCTTATGTCGATGATATATACAAAGATATTGTAGAGTACTTCCGCGATATCGTACCTGAAGTCAATGATGTGTTTGGCCGCCCCTGGGTACCCTGCATGTTGTCGGTGACAACCCACGGTCCTTTAGGACAGGCTTGCGTCGCCTCAGCAGATGGTCGTTTGACAGGGCTGACTCTGGCAGATGGCGCGCAATCGCCTTATCCGGGGACTGATGTGAGCGGCCCCTATGCCGTCTTCAATTCGGCAACCTGCATCGATCATTCCGATTTTATGAATACGCAGCTGAACACAAAAATTCACCCATCAGCCATTAAAGGCATCCAGGGTTCAAAAAAACTCCAGGAGCTGATTCGCGCCTATATGGATCAAGGTGGCTATCACATTCAATTTAACATCGTCGATTCACGCATGCTGAAAGATGCGCAGGAAAATCCCGGTAATTACCGCGATCTGATGGTACGCGTCGCCGGATTCACGCAGTACTGGGTTGAATTATCAAAACCCATTCAGGATGAAATTATTTCCCGCACAGAATATGAGGAAATCTAA
- the glnL gene encoding nitrogen regulation protein NR(II), producing the protein MATGTQPDAGQILNSLIHSILLVDDDLAVHYANPAAQQLLAQSSRKLFGTPLPELLSYFSLNIGLMQESLRAGQGFTDNEVTLVIDGRSHILSLTAQRLPEGYILLEMSPMDNQRRLSQEQLQHAQQVAARDLVRGLAHEIKNPLGGLRGAAQLLSKALPDPSLMEYTQVIIEQADRLRNLVDRLLGPQHPGMHVTESIHKVAERVVALVSMELPDNIKLTRDYDPSLPELAHDPEQIEQVLLNIVRNALQALGPEGGEIILRTRTAFQLTLHGVRYRLAARIDVEDNGPGIPPHLQDTLFYPMVSGREGGTGLGLSIARSLIDQHSGKIEFTSWPGHTEFSVYLPIRK; encoded by the coding sequence ATGGCAACAGGCACACAGCCCGATGCTGGGCAGATCCTCAACTCGCTGATCCACAGTATCTTATTGGTCGATGACGACCTCGCGGTGCATTACGCCAACCCGGCGGCGCAGCAGCTGCTGGCACAAAGCTCGCGTAAATTATTTGGTACGCCGCTACCAGAACTGTTGAGTTACTTCTCATTAAATATCGGCCTGATGCAGGAGAGCCTGCGGGCGGGTCAGGGCTTCACGGATAACGAAGTGACGCTGGTGATTGACGGCCGCTCGCACATTCTCTCCTTGACCGCCCAGCGTCTACCGGAAGGTTATATCCTGCTTGAAATGTCGCCGATGGATAATCAACGTCGTCTGAGTCAGGAACAGCTGCAGCACGCTCAGCAGGTCGCGGCGCGCGATTTAGTGCGCGGTCTGGCGCACGAGATTAAAAACCCGCTCGGCGGTCTACGCGGCGCGGCGCAACTATTGAGTAAAGCGCTGCCAGATCCATCGCTGATGGAATATACCCAGGTGATTATTGAACAAGCCGACAGGTTACGTAACCTGGTCGATCGCCTGTTGGGACCGCAGCACCCAGGCATGCACGTCACGGAAAGCATCCATAAAGTCGCAGAACGTGTGGTAGCACTGGTGTCAATGGAACTGCCGGATAACATCAAGCTGACCCGTGATTACGACCCGAGCCTGCCGGAGTTGGCGCATGACCCGGAACAAATCGAGCAGGTGCTGTTGAATATCGTGCGCAACGCGCTGCAGGCGCTGGGGCCCGAGGGCGGCGAAATCATCCTGCGTACCCGCACCGCCTTCCAGCTAACGCTGCACGGCGTACGCTATCGCCTGGCGGCGCGAATTGATGTGGAAGATAACGGCCCGGGTATTCCACCCCACCTTCAGGATACGCTGTTTTATCCCATGGTCAGCGGCCGCGAAGGCGGCACTGGCCTTGGGCTTTCCATCGCCCGCAGTCTTATCGATCAGCACTCCGGCAAAATTGAATTTACCAGTTGGCCAGGCCATACCGAGTTTTCGGTATACCTGCCCATTCGGAAGTAG
- a CDS encoding TetR/AcrR family transcriptional regulator — protein sequence MQIKRGRRRDDSVRLSILKAMLGLVEEGNSFARISIEQLARQASVSKTTIYKWWPGKEEIFCEAFLLHACEALPILEYHANDQHDFYAQFMIRTMEMRAFHRTPIARVMIGLALEHPEIAQQLYQKHQQPRFQTMQEIFTRWLTDHTTQEDITFFLKMSFSLIYNSSAANSDEEVVTLIRRLFRTVFPYYAELDLNHP from the coding sequence ATGCAGATAAAAAGAGGCCGGAGGCGGGATGACAGCGTACGGCTATCTATCCTGAAAGCAATGCTGGGGTTGGTTGAGGAAGGGAATAGTTTTGCCAGAATCTCCATCGAACAACTGGCTCGCCAAGCCAGCGTTAGCAAAACAACGATTTATAAGTGGTGGCCAGGTAAAGAGGAGATTTTTTGTGAGGCCTTTTTGCTTCACGCCTGTGAAGCGTTGCCAATACTGGAATATCACGCAAATGATCAGCACGATTTTTATGCGCAATTTATGATCCGCACGATGGAGATGAGGGCGTTCCACCGTACCCCCATAGCCAGAGTGATGATTGGTCTTGCGCTGGAACACCCTGAAATTGCGCAGCAACTTTACCAGAAACATCAGCAGCCACGTTTTCAAACGATGCAAGAAATTTTCACCCGTTGGCTTACGGATCATACAACGCAAGAAGACATTACTTTCTTTCTGAAGATGAGCTTTTCGCTTATCTACAATTCTTCAGCAGCAAATTCCGATGAAGAGGTTGTTACGCTTATCCGTCGCCTATTCCGCACGGTATTTCCATACTATGCGGAACTCGACTTAAATCACCCGTGA